The Oscillatoria sp. FACHB-1407 genome window below encodes:
- a CDS encoding pyridoxamine 5'-phosphate oxidase family protein: MAIPGWTRSESPFHAGELAIQTRLGALERMDKQGRRVIREFLPEQHRQFYAQLPYVIVGTVDQAGHPWASILVGEPGFMSSPDDRTLQVKAKPLFGDPLTTILTEGIDIGFLGIELHTRRRNRMNGVVTATDANGFEVRVGQSFGNCPQYIQARMYELGEFDPTTPKPINEFTLLSEPEREAIASSDTFFIATAYQDESAGEASGVDVSHRGGNPGFVRIDEDNQTLTIPDFSGNCHFNTFGNLELNPHAGLLFIDFDRGDILYLTGTAEVIWEGAEINTYAGAERLLRFHLERGYRVQSSLPLHWSEPQFSPFLKDTGSWQSTSV, encoded by the coding sequence ATGGCAATTCCAGGTTGGACTCGCAGCGAATCTCCATTTCATGCGGGTGAGTTGGCAATTCAGACACGATTAGGTGCTCTGGAGCGAATGGATAAACAAGGACGACGAGTCATTCGAGAGTTCTTGCCAGAACAGCATCGCCAGTTCTATGCACAATTACCCTATGTGATTGTGGGAACTGTCGATCAAGCAGGTCATCCCTGGGCATCGATCCTGGTAGGTGAACCGGGCTTTATGTCTTCACCCGACGATCGCACCTTACAAGTCAAAGCCAAACCCCTATTTGGAGATCCCTTAACTACCATCCTCACAGAGGGTATTGATATCGGGTTCCTGGGCATTGAACTGCATACCCGTCGTCGTAATCGGATGAATGGAGTAGTAACTGCAACCGATGCCAATGGGTTTGAGGTGCGAGTAGGACAAAGCTTTGGCAATTGTCCTCAATATATCCAAGCCCGGATGTATGAGTTAGGTGAGTTTGACCCAACTACTCCTAAACCAATTAATGAGTTTACACTATTGTCGGAGCCAGAACGAGAGGCGATCGCGTCTTCTGATACTTTCTTCATTGCCACAGCCTATCAAGATGAATCCGCAGGAGAGGCAAGTGGCGTAGATGTTTCTCATCGAGGCGGCAACCCCGGTTTTGTCCGAATTGATGAGGATAATCAAACCCTAACCATTCCTGATTTTTCGGGCAATTGTCACTTCAACACCTTCGGCAATTTAGAACTCAACCCTCATGCAGGCTTGTTGTTCATTGACTTCGATCGCGGTGATATTCTCTATTTAACGGGCACCGCTGAGGTGATTTGGGAGGGAGCCGAAATTAACACCTATGCTGGTGCAGAACGGTTGTTGCGCTTCCATCTGGAAAGGGGCTATCGGGTACAAAGCAGCCTCCCGTTACACTGGTCAGAGCCCCAATTTTCTCCATTTCTCAAAGATACAGGTTCCTGGCAATCCACTTCCGTTTAA
- a CDS encoding nuclear transport factor 2 family protein yields the protein MNRSFPGILCTVVGILPAIALTSIPLTSAANAEAVPLLAQTMPTSSTSEQTIRTFIQQIEAENLQGLGDLLAENVVLEQPYQLPGAPNRFEGKAAVQGFFQRINQTFSRIQFENLRVIVSADEQTVTVEGQGNFVIAENGASYQNVYIVVFEMRDGKIGTIREYFNPLILAQTFNIDLTGGQ from the coding sequence ATGAATCGGTCATTTCCAGGCATTCTCTGTACCGTTGTTGGCATATTACCTGCGATCGCCTTAACTTCTATTCCCCTGACTTCTGCCGCAAACGCAGAAGCAGTGCCGTTGCTCGCCCAAACCATGCCGACCTCATCCACGTCAGAACAGACGATCCGAACCTTCATTCAACAGATTGAAGCCGAGAATTTGCAGGGACTTGGGGATCTCCTGGCGGAGAACGTTGTGCTAGAGCAACCCTACCAGTTACCCGGAGCACCCAACCGTTTTGAAGGTAAAGCAGCCGTGCAGGGTTTCTTTCAACGCATCAATCAAACCTTCAGCAGAATTCAGTTTGAAAATTTACGCGTGATCGTTTCTGCGGATGAGCAAACCGTCACGGTAGAAGGACAAGGAAACTTTGTGATTGCTGAAAATGGAGCATCCTATCAAAACGTTTACATTGTTGTGTTTGAGATGAGAGACGGCAAGATAGGCACAATCCGAGAATATTTCAATCCCCTTATCCTCGCTCAAACATTCAACATTGATCTCACTGGAGGGCAGTAA
- a CDS encoding ParB/RepB/Spo0J family partition protein, with product MKPSGNIDESNSANHSPIIVSVRQIYLPAIQPRRYFNSQSNQRLIQSIKTHGILQPLLVRPRAVGGYELVAGERRYRAAIAAELERVPVLIRELTDAEAAEIGLMENLLREDLNPLEETEGILHLLAMRLNRSIEEIPRLLHQLQHQYKKRIGETSKHSLEQEEHHGDNQDSLTLITVEAVFASLQRMSWVSFVNNRLPLLNLPGDILGALRLGRIEYTKAKVIAQLKNVEQRQQLLEQAIAHNWSLNRIKEEVKALQLQTSTVSLKQRVDRAYRQLKQVKPWEHPQKQNKLETLLTELETLLQDE from the coding sequence ATGAAGCCTAGCGGCAACATTGATGAATCAAATTCAGCTAATCATTCACCTATCATTGTTTCGGTTCGCCAAATTTATCTACCTGCTATACAACCCCGTCGATATTTTAATTCACAATCCAATCAGAGATTAATTCAGTCCATCAAGACTCACGGCATTCTTCAACCGCTATTGGTGCGTCCAAGAGCGGTAGGAGGTTATGAACTCGTAGCTGGAGAACGTCGTTACCGGGCTGCGATCGCGGCTGAGTTGGAGCGTGTGCCCGTTCTCATTCGAGAGCTAACTGATGCAGAGGCAGCAGAGATAGGCTTGATGGAGAACCTGCTGAGGGAGGATCTGAATCCCTTAGAGGAGACAGAGGGTATCCTGCATCTGTTAGCAATGCGGCTCAATCGGTCTATTGAAGAAATTCCACGGTTGTTACACCAGTTACAACATCAGTACAAAAAACGGATAGGTGAAACGTCCAAGCATAGTCTTGAACAGGAAGAACACCATGGAGACAATCAGGACAGTTTAACACTCATCACCGTGGAAGCTGTGTTTGCGAGTTTGCAGCGGATGAGTTGGGTTTCATTTGTCAATAATCGCTTGCCACTTCTCAATCTACCGGGTGATATATTGGGGGCATTACGGCTTGGAAGAATTGAATACACCAAAGCTAAAGTGATTGCACAGTTGAAGAATGTTGAGCAACGCCAGCAACTATTAGAACAGGCGATCGCACATAATTGGTCATTGAATCGAATTAAGGAAGAGGTAAAAGCGTTGCAACTTCAAACCTCTACAGTATCCCTTAAACAGCGTGTTGACAGAGCCTATCGTCAACTCAAACAGGTTAAGCCGTGGGAACATCCCCAAAAACAGAACAAATTGGAGACATTGTTAACAGAGCTAGAAACTCTATTACAGGATGAATAA
- a CDS encoding helix-turn-helix domain-containing protein, producing MIVSSLTYSSIDLQSTVQETQSLQTANPLDGLPLYKLQRVIDYMHQHLHQEIQLADLAKVAKMSQFYFCHLFKQSMGTSPYQFLIQQRVERAKQLLQDEEMTISEIALECGFSNQSHFTRRFRQLTGITPKVYRNQQKMLAYGCKDSASVV from the coding sequence ATGATAGTTAGCAGCTTGACTTATTCTTCTATTGATCTACAATCCACTGTTCAAGAAACCCAATCCCTTCAAACCGCCAACCCTCTGGATGGATTGCCTCTGTACAAATTGCAGCGAGTCATTGACTACATGCATCAACATCTTCATCAAGAGATTCAGTTAGCTGATTTAGCTAAAGTTGCAAAGATGAGTCAGTTTTACTTCTGTCATTTGTTTAAACAGTCTATGGGAACTTCTCCCTATCAATTTCTGATTCAACAAAGGGTAGAGCGCGCCAAACAGTTGTTGCAGGATGAAGAAATGACGATTAGTGAAATTGCATTAGAATGTGGATTTTCGAATCAAAGTCATTTCACCCGACGCTTTCGACAATTGACGGGCATTACACCAAAAGTCTATCGAAATCAACAGAAGATGTTGGCTTATGGCTGTAAAGATTCCGCATCTGTTGTATAA
- a CDS encoding DsbA family protein, whose amino-acid sequence MIQLAVPVGECDHIQGAENAAVVLLEYGDYECLRCKEMHRIIKTIQKQRDQSLRFVFRHFPLVAIHPMAQHLAETVEAAAAQGYFWEVHDYLFEQLHFAGNGNLHRYVTTLGLDVDRFEREIAEHLYVDRVRVDLQSGLASGVNGIPTLFINNIRHDGSWDLNSVQAAVTTAYKTS is encoded by the coding sequence GTGATACAGCTTGCAGTTCCGGTTGGAGAATGCGATCACATTCAAGGAGCAGAAAATGCAGCTGTCGTGCTCCTGGAATATGGAGACTATGAATGTTTGCGCTGTAAGGAAATGCACCGCATTATCAAAACAATTCAAAAACAGCGTGATCAATCACTTCGCTTTGTATTTCGCCACTTTCCTCTAGTAGCCATTCATCCCATGGCTCAACATCTTGCTGAAACTGTGGAAGCAGCAGCTGCACAGGGATATTTTTGGGAGGTCCATGATTATTTATTTGAGCAGCTCCATTTTGCCGGTAATGGCAATTTGCACCGATATGTCACAACTCTTGGCTTAGATGTAGACCGTTTTGAGCGCGAGATTGCAGAACATCTTTATGTTGATCGAGTCAGGGTAGATTTGCAAAGTGGCTTAGCCAGTGGAGTAAACGGGATTCCTACGCTTTTTATCAATAATATTCGCCACGATGGCTCATGGGATTTGAACAGTGTGCAGGCTGCTGTAACCACCGCTTACAAAACATCGTGA
- a CDS encoding NAD(P)/FAD-dependent oxidoreductase, whose product MQLTKQTLNQRTDQIYDVLVVGGGAAGLSAGIYLQRYLLSTLIIDKGKARSHWMQELHNYLGLPPDTPGRDVLKQGKAHYLSLDGDYLNAYVEEVMDEGETFAVRVRIGRTNPTYAVFRSRYLIAASGIIDHLPKLADMQNVFDYAGHNLHVCLICDGYEMRDQRVGVFGSHESSLEVAFSLSWFTPHITLFTNGEFEVGAELRDRLTSNGFTLIEQPIKQFLGENHQMTGVELADGSIVKLDAGLVSMGSKYHAGYLKNIDLEYQGGNLITDKMNRTSHPRIFAVGDLKVGMNQVVIAAADGALAATQIWRDIRRAEGTRRSPISVNAA is encoded by the coding sequence ATGCAACTCACCAAACAAACTTTAAATCAACGTACTGACCAGATTTATGATGTCTTGGTGGTCGGAGGTGGAGCCGCTGGATTATCCGCTGGAATTTATCTACAACGCTATCTCCTCTCGACACTCATCATCGACAAAGGCAAAGCGCGATCGCACTGGATGCAAGAATTGCACAATTACCTGGGCTTGCCTCCTGATACGCCCGGTCGGGATGTCCTGAAGCAGGGAAAAGCTCATTACCTGTCTCTCGATGGTGACTATCTCAACGCTTATGTAGAAGAGGTCATGGATGAGGGTGAAACCTTTGCTGTGCGTGTGCGGATTGGGCGCACAAACCCTACGTATGCTGTGTTTCGCAGTCGTTATCTAATTGCTGCCAGTGGCATTATCGATCACCTTCCCAAGTTGGCAGATATGCAAAATGTATTTGACTATGCGGGGCACAATCTGCACGTTTGTTTGATCTGTGATGGCTACGAAATGCGTGACCAACGAGTTGGTGTGTTTGGTAGCCATGAGTCGAGCTTAGAGGTCGCATTCTCACTGAGTTGGTTTACTCCACACATCACCCTGTTTACCAATGGTGAATTTGAGGTAGGGGCAGAACTGCGCGATCGCCTCACTAGCAACGGTTTCACTTTAATTGAACAACCCATTAAACAATTCCTCGGTGAAAACCATCAAATGACAGGGGTAGAACTTGCCGATGGTTCCATTGTGAAATTGGATGCAGGCTTGGTTTCAATGGGATCAAAGTATCACGCGGGCTATCTGAAAAACATCGATCTGGAATACCAGGGTGGCAATTTGATTACCGACAAAATGAACCGTACCTCCCACCCCCGGATCTTTGCGGTCGGTGATCTAAAAGTTGGTATGAATCAAGTTGTTATTGCGGCAGCGGATGGTGCATTAGCGGCTACTCAAATTTGGCGCGACATTCGTCGTGCTGAAGGAACCCGGCGATCGCCCATCTCAGTTAACGCCGCGTAG
- a CDS encoding VOC family protein, whose translation MAITQGAHHIGLTVPNLTATRDFFINVLDFKQVGEVPSYPAFFLSDGTTLLTLWQAANPASAVPFDRKNNIGLHHFALKVNSLETLKSLHQTLATTEGVQIEFAPEPLGGGPTHHMMFYMPGGIRMELIAPAA comes from the coding sequence ATGGCAATTACTCAAGGTGCTCATCACATTGGGCTGACCGTTCCAAACCTCACCGCAACCCGTGACTTCTTTATTAATGTCCTGGATTTTAAACAAGTAGGTGAAGTTCCAAGTTATCCAGCCTTCTTCTTATCAGATGGCACCACTCTACTGACTCTTTGGCAAGCTGCCAATCCTGCGAGTGCTGTTCCATTTGATCGAAAAAACAATATTGGGCTGCATCACTTTGCTTTGAAGGTAAATAGTTTAGAGACACTCAAATCTCTACATCAAACCTTGGCAACTACAGAGGGAGTGCAAATCGAATTTGCCCCTGAACCTCTTGGTGGGGGTCCCACTCACCACATGATGTTCTATATGCCCGGTGGCATTCGCATGGAACTCATTGCTCCAGCCGCTTAG
- a CDS encoding RidA family protein gives MHDHFIKRLNPPELPDSSTYGFSQITVVPPGVKLVHIAGQYGADTNDNLISEDFAEQLKQSFNNLRNALAAVGASPEQVVKITILSVDHTMEKLKLISAARNAMWSRDRQPASTLIPVSRLAVDGMLFEIDAVAVIPSV, from the coding sequence ATGCATGATCACTTCATCAAGCGTCTGAACCCACCGGAGCTACCCGATTCCTCTACCTATGGGTTCTCACAAATTACAGTTGTCCCTCCTGGAGTGAAACTGGTTCATATTGCAGGTCAATATGGTGCTGATACAAATGACAATCTCATTTCCGAAGACTTTGCAGAGCAGTTAAAGCAGTCCTTTAACAACTTACGCAACGCATTAGCCGCTGTTGGAGCATCCCCAGAGCAAGTTGTAAAAATTACTATCCTTTCCGTCGATCACACAATGGAGAAATTAAAACTCATTTCAGCAGCAAGAAACGCTATGTGGAGCCGCGATCGCCAGCCTGCTAGCACCCTTATTCCAGTATCACGACTAGCGGTAGATGGCATGTTATTTGAGATCGATGCAGTAGCTGTCATTCCTAGTGTCTAA
- a CDS encoding Crp/Fnr family transcriptional regulator, giving the protein MLKEPGDRPSQLTPRRGRMLMINELPPVLRRALTYHNLSKNQLLFQQGEPAQAIFWVESGRIKLLSFTDQQIITHYLVNVGESFAEASLYFETYACTAIAEQPSRIMAIPKQMFLETLRQSPSLSEQYLAHLTHRFATVKRLLELRSIRSARERLLHYLYQQRQPGQLTVPLTQPLKTLAIELGLSPEVLSRTFAQLESEEVLSRKKGSVLFNEAWLRS; this is encoded by the coding sequence GTGCTGAAGGAACCCGGCGATCGCCCATCTCAGTTAACGCCGCGTAGGGGGCGAATGTTGATGATTAACGAATTGCCACCTGTTTTGAGGCGTGCATTGACGTATCACAACCTATCCAAAAACCAACTCTTGTTTCAACAAGGGGAACCAGCCCAAGCCATTTTCTGGGTAGAGTCTGGTCGTATCAAACTTCTCAGCTTCACAGATCAGCAAATCATCACTCACTATTTAGTGAATGTAGGGGAAAGTTTTGCGGAAGCATCATTGTATTTTGAGACTTATGCGTGTACTGCGATCGCTGAGCAACCTTCACGCATCATGGCAATTCCCAAGCAGATGTTTCTAGAAACATTACGCCAATCACCCAGTTTATCTGAACAATATCTGGCACATTTGACCCATCGATTTGCTACTGTGAAACGCCTCTTAGAACTACGTAGCATCCGTTCAGCCCGGGAGCGTCTACTGCATTATCTCTACCAACAACGTCAACCCGGACAACTTACAGTTCCCCTAACGCAACCTCTTAAAACTCTAGCGATCGAACTGGGATTGTCTCCAGAAGTATTATCTCGAACTTTTGCTCAGTTGGAATCAGAAGAGGTTTTAAGTCGCAAAAAAGGAAGCGTTCTCTTCAACGAAGCATGGTTAAGGTCGTAA